Proteins found in one Brachypodium distachyon strain Bd21 chromosome 5, Brachypodium_distachyon_v3.0, whole genome shotgun sequence genomic segment:
- the LOC100825876 gene encoding uncharacterized protein LOC100825876, translated as MVLRRLLALGRTAAVSGRLRRSLSTAASHPLVGHDPGFDAGLRVGAAIAAVAAVPAPVLAYGCCGSVRPRRGRGGVRVAEERSKARFQLAAVLYSYKKPTSSKQAPPRHASRVRHHQTHRRDAAPASPRPRPRPIGPPPPLPFHGCLTPLVGHDHGRDAGLRIGAAVGAWRVPVPREASAPVLRVCPEAPSQHSAVPDPDTGVKQFLLGHVRSATGDGLLLLTYLDIHVTDLRVDKQTGKLTGIDPNHVPDITRLVCNPVTGELFRLPDIDGSTKIRDGTLTHMGLLTQTDSGHGPPDRYAVVDFVELEHDASRNWVVQRFLSETRKWDTVVSAPCKLPRARAVMVDMEHGSLDFRGRMWWVDLTWGAISVDPFDNRLERRFVELPRGSVLPECTDKPMSTPRARALGRYRRMGISEGRLRYTEVSQREPFVLSSFALDEESDDWTLEHRVELSRVWADGGYPWLSLQGNETPQIGVLDPLNANVTHLTVGEHIVVVDMHTRKVVGSSLCRGGGGGRCFTFIPCVLPPWLGSSQIPSAGEKNMVVKNKTLADILVRSDRH; from the exons ATGGTGCTCCGGCGCCTCCTAGCCCTaggccgcaccgccgccgtatccggccgtctccgccgcTCCCTTTCCACGGCTGCCTCACACCCCCTCGTGGGCCATGATCCTGGATTCGATGCCGGCCTGCGAGTCGGTGCCGCcattgctgctgttgctgctgttccAGCGCCGGTGCTGGCGTACGGCTGCTGCGGGTCCGTCCGGCCACGGCGGGGCAGGGGAGGCGTGCGAGTTGCTGAGGAGAGGTCGAAGGCGCGGTTTCAGCTCGCCGCGGT GCTGTACAGCTACAAAAAACCCACCAGCAGCAAACAAGCACCACCACGCCACGCCAGTAGAGTACGCCACCACCAAACCCACCGCCGGGATGCTGCTCCGGCGTCTCCTAGGCCGCGCCCCCGCCCTATcgggccgcctccgccgctccctTTCCACGGTTGCCTCACACCCCTCGTGGGTCATGATCATGGACGAGATGCAGGCCTGCGAATCGGTGCCGCCGTTGGCGCCTGGCGCGTTCCCGTTCCTCGCGAAGCCTCCGCGCCAGTCCTCCGTGTTTGTCCCGAAGCACCTTCTCAACAcagcgccgtccccgaccccgACACCGGCGTCAAGCAATTCCTCCTCGGCCATGTCCGCTCCGCGACCggcgacggcctcctcctcctcacctaCCTCGACATCCACGTCACGGATCTCCGCGTCGACAAGCAAACGGGGAAATTGACTGGCATCGATCCCAACCACGTCCCCGACATCACGCGCCTCGTCTGCAACCCGGTGACGGGCGAGCTGTTCCGCCTCCCGGACATCGACGGCAGCACCAAGATCCGGGACGGCACCCTCACGCACATGGGCCTGCTCACCCAAACCGACAGCGGCCACGGCCCGCCTGACAGGTACGCCGTGGTCGATTTCGTCGAGCTCGAGCATGACGCGAGCCGGAATTGGGTCGTGCAGCGGTTTCTCTCTGAAACACGGAAGTGGGACACTGTGGTGAGCGCGCCGTGCAAGCTCCCGCGAGCGCGGGCCGTGATGGTAGACATGGAACACGGGTCTCTGGATTTCCGCGGCCGGATGTGGTGGGTGGACTTGACGTGGGGCGCCATTTCCGTGGACCCGTTCGACAACCGGCTGGAGCGCCGCTTCGTCGAGCTGCCGAGGGGCAGCGTGCTGCCTGAATGCACAGACAAACCTATGTCTACACCGAGGGCGCGGGCGCTGGGGCGGTACCGCCGCATGGGGATCAGCGAGGGGAGGTTGCGCTACACTGAGGTGTCTCAGAGGGAGCCGTTCGTGCTCAGTTCATTCGCTCTCGACGAGGAGAGCGACGACTGGACGCTGGAGCACCGGGTCGAACTCAGCCGGGTCTGGGCGGATGGAGGCTATCCGTGGCTGTCCCTGCAAGGGAACGAGACGCCACAGATTGGCGTTCTTGACCCATTGAACGCCAATGTCACGCACCTCACTGTCGGCGAGCACATAGTTGTGGTGGACATGCACACCCGAAAGGTGGTTGGGAGTTCGCTttgtcgcggcggcggcggcggccggtgttTCACTTTCATACCATGTGTGCTTCCACCGTGGCTTGGATCGAGCCAAATCCCTTCAGCAG GCGAGAAGAACATGGTGGTGAAAAACAAGACTTTGGCAGATATCCTTGTTCGTTCAGACAGACACTAG
- the LOC100821466 gene encoding DNA-directed RNA polymerases IV and V subunit 2: protein MEDIPRGSGHSTNGTEPELEPMILDDDGESRSRTIDDSNEQSSMGIDSDRSSMDVDMKGKSSLDGDGKGKYSSESHEEFPIDMSLTSLEKFCKEASRSFFDEIGLISHQINSYNDFISHGLQELFDSLGEVTVEPSYDPSKKGPGGWRHAIIKFGKVKLQEPVFWSDKCEDKYEEALKLKPRHARLQNMTYSSKMEVEMNIQVYSMEKSDKAKTENDHFGHKRDIINETHWVSVGRLPVMVNSNLCWLHKLGESDCLFDSGGYFLIKGMEKIFIAQEQRCLTRIWVDDRPCWTVSYMSEIKRKRTYVKLIDSTKSNDFSESKIISISFLYANMPVWLMFFALGISSDKEVFDIIDFKDSDASVINMISATISESNELCEGFRKSDKARQYVDDLVKSSKFPPAESFDDYVARFLFPGISGNRNKAFFLGYMVKYLLMAFTGKLKCDNRDAFRNKRLELPGELLGRELRAHLRHAERLMVKAMQRDLNSDRDLQFPLGYLDPTIITNGINRAFATGSWCHPYKRNERCSGVVATLRRTNPLQMMSDLRKSRQQVAYAGKAGDARYPNPSYWGKMCFMSTPDGENCGLVKNLAVTAIVSSRVVQPLIDRFVSCGMNKLDEIPAGQIPKMDKIFLNGNWVGSCTDPASFVMRLRCMRRGNLIDPQVEIKRDKHQIPGEVRVFSDAGRILRPLLVVENLNKIRKPKDGSYSFQALMQQEIIEYIGVEEEEDILCAWGIRHLFPGSGEDFSGYTHCELDLSFLLGLSCSLIPFANHNFARRVLYQSEKHSQQAIGYSTTNQLTRVDTLSHQLYYPQRPLFKTVTADCIGRSDYTIGRTDDFARPEYFNGQNAIVAVNVHQGFNQEDSLVMNRASLERGMFRTELIRSYKADVETKEPAKRLKLKEKVDFGKMQSKRGRVDSLDDDGLPYVGASLQSGDIVIGKVSESGEDHSIKLKHTEKGMVQRVLLSANDEEKNFAVVTLRQVRSPCVGDKFSSMHGQKGVIGFLESQENFPFTCQGIVPDIVINPHAFPTRQTPGQLLEAALGKGIALGSAMRYATPFTTASLEVISEQLHKAGFSGGGTESVLNGQTGERMHSLIFMGPNFYQRLTHMAEDKVKFRNTGPVHPLTRQPVADRKRFGGVKFGEMERDCLLAHGAAANLHERLFMLSDFAQMHICQTCQRAANVVMRAIPGGKKIRGPYCGFCRSSENKVRIAVPYGAKLLYQELFSMGICLKFKTEVC from the exons ATGGAAGATATACCAAGGGGCAGTGGACACTCAACAAATGGCACTGAGCCTGAGCTGGAACCTATGATACTGGATGACGATGGGGAGAGCAGATCCCGTACCATTGATGATTCAAATGAGCAGTCTTCTATGGGTATTGACAGCGATCGGTCTTCCATGGATGTGGATATGAAGGGGAAATCATCCCTGGATGGTGACGGCAAAGGAAAGTATTCTTCCGAGTCACATGAAGAATTTCCAATTGACATGAGCTTGACAAGTCTAGAGAAGTTTTGCAAGGAAGCATCTAGGTCATTTTTTGATGAAATTGGTCTCATTAGCCACCAGATAAATTCCTATAACGATTTCATCTCGCATGGGCTCCAGGAGCTTTTTGATTCGCTAGGCGAAGTGACTGTTGAGCCTAGCTATGACCCTTCAAAGAAAGGACCAGGTGGTTGGAGGCATGCCATCATCAAGTTTGGGAAAGTGAAACTACAAGAGCCTGTATTCTGGTCTGACAAATGTGAGGACAAATATGAGGAGGCACTCAAGCTCAAACCAAGACACGCTCGCCTCCAGAATATGACATATTCCTCCAAAATGGAAGTAGAAATGAATATTCAG GTTTATTCTATGGAGAAAAGTGATAAGGCTAAAACAGAGAATGATCATTTTGGGCACAAGAGGGATATCATTAATGAAACCCATTGGGTGTCTGTTGGCCGCCTTCCAGTTATGGTCAATTCAAATTTATGCTGGCTGCATAAACTTGGGGAAAGTGACTGCCTTTTTGATTCTGGTGGATACTTTCTGATCAAGGGAATGGAGAAG ATATTTATCGCGCAAGAGCAAAGATGCTTGACCAGGATTTGGGTTGATGATCGGCCTTGCTGGACTGTCTCTTATATGTCTGAAATCAAACGAAAACGCACATATGTAAAACTAATTGATTCTACAAAGAGCAATGATTTCAGTGAGAGCAAAATCATCTCCATTTCCTTTTTGTATGCCAACATGCCAGTTTGGTTAATGTTTTTTGCGCTAGGCATATCATCTGATAAGGAGGTATTTGATATAATTGATTTCAAAGACTCTGATGCTTCTGTTATCAACATGATATCTGCAACTATTAGTGAATCTAATGAACTGTGTGAAGGCTTCCGTAAGTCCGATAAAGCCCGCcaatatgttgatgatttgGTCAAGAGTTCAAAATTTCCTCCAGCAGAGTCATTTGATGATTATGTTGCTAGGTTTCTCTTTCCTGGTATAAGTGGGAATAGGAATAAAGCATTTTTCTTAGGTTACATGGTCAAATACCTTCTAATGGCTTTTACTGGGAAGCTCAAATGTGATAATAGGGATGCTTTCCGGAACAAGAGGTTGGAGCTACCTGGTGAATTGCTTGGAAGAGAACTTCGGGCACATCTTAGGCATGCAGAGAGACTCATGGTTAAGGCCATGCAGAGAGATCTGAATAGTGACCGCGATTTACAGTTTCCTCTGGGCTATCTTGATCCTACAATTATCACTAATGGTATAAATCGTGCCTTCGCTACTGGTTCTTGGTGTCATCCCTACAAAAGAAATGAAAGATGCTCAGGAGTTGTTGCAACGCTAAGGAGAACAAATCCTCTTCAAATGATGTCAGACTTGAGGAAAAGTCGTCAGCAAGTTGCTTATGCTGGGAAAGCTGGTGATGCAAGATATCC CAATCCATCCTACTGGGGAAAAATGTGTTTTATGTCCACACCTGATGGCGAAAACTGTGGACTTGTGAAAAATCTGGCTGTTACTGCTATTGTTAGCTCAAGAGTGGTACAACCATTGATTGAcagatttgtttcttgtggaATGAATAAACTCGATGAAATTCCTGCTGGACAGATTCCTAAAATGGACAAAATCTTCCTGAATGGCAATTGGGTAGGATCCTGTACTGATCCAGCTTCATTTGTCATGCGTTTAAGGTGCATGAGACGTGGCAATCTGATTGATCCACAG GTTGAAATCAAAAGGGACAAGCACCAAATTCCTGGGGAAGTACGAGTGTTTTCTGATGCAGGGCGAATCCTCAGACCTCTTCTTGTGGTTGAGAACCTAAATAAAATTAGAAAACCGAAGGATGGTTCATACTCTTTTCAGGCACTAATGCAACAAGAAATAATTGAGTACATTGGtgttgaagaggaggaagacataCTATGTGCCTGGGGAATCAGGCACCTATTTCCGGGCAGTGGAGAGGACTTTTCTGGTTATACTCACTGTGAGCTAGATCTTTCTTTTCTGCTGGGATTAAGTTGTAGTCTTATCCCTTTTGCAAATCACAATTTTGCTCGAAGGGTACTGTACCAGTCAGAAAAACACTCACAGCAAGCTATTGGATACTCCACAACAAATCAACTTACCAGAGTCGATACTCTTTCCCATCAACTTTACTACCCTCAGAGACCCCTTTTCAAAACAGTTACAGCTGATTGTATTGGTAGATCTGATTATACTATTGGAAGAACAGATGATTTTGCTAGGCCAGAATATTTCAATGGACAAAATGCGATTGTGGCCGTCAATGTTCATCAGGGATTTAACCAAGAGGACTCTCTGGTTATGAATAGAGCTTCTCTTGAACGGGGTATGTTTAGAACAGAACTCATCAGGAGCTATAAGGCAGATGTAGAGACCAAAGAGCCCGCCAAACGATTGAAACTGAAGGAAAAGGTAGACTTTGGTAAAATGCAAAGCAAGAGAGGGCGGGTTGACAGTCTTGACGATGATGGATTACCGTACGTGGGTGCAAGTCTTCAGAGTGGTGATATCGTCATTGGGAAAGTGTCGGAATCTGGTGAAGACCATAGTATCAAGCTGAAGCATACTGAAAAGGGAATGGTCCAGAGAGTGCTGCTCTCAGCCAATGACGAGGAGAAGAATTTTGCTGTTGTAACTTTAAGACAG GTTCGGTCTCCTTGCGTTGGAGATAAATTTTCTAGCATGCATGGCCAGAAAGGTGTTATTGGTTTTCTAGAATCCCAGGAGAACTTCCCTTTTACTTGCCAAGGAATAGTTCCAGATATTGTGATAAACCCACATGCCTTTCCTACCCGTCAAACTCCGGGCCAGCTGCTTGAAGCTGCTTTGGGGAAGGGAATCGCTCTTGGTAGTGCAATGAGATATGCAACACCGTTCACCACAGCATCACTTGAAGTGATCTCGGAGCAATTGCATAA AGCTGGATTTTCAGGAGGCGGTACTGAAAGTGTTCTGAATGGCCAAACTGGCGAAAGGATGCACTCATTGATTTTCATGGGTCCCAACTTTTACCAGAGGTTGACGCACATGGCTGAAGACAAGGTAAAATTCAGGAATACTGGGCCAGTGCACCCTCTCACAAGGCAACCTGTGGCAGACAGGAAAAGGTTTGGAGGAGTGAAGTTTGGAGAAATGGAGCGTGACTGCCTCCTTGCCCATGGGGCAGCTGCCAACCTCCATGAGCGGCTCTTCATGCTTAGTGACTTTGCACAGATGCACATCTGCCAAACATGTCAGCGGGCTGCAAACGTTGTCATGAGGGCTATCCCTGGAGGAAAGAAGATCCGAGGCCCATACTGCGGATTCTGCCGGTCTTCAGAGAATAAAGTTAGGATCGCCGTGCCCTACGGTGCAAAGCTGCTCTACCAGGAGCTCTTCAGCATGGGGATCTGCCTCAAGTTCAAGACAGAAGTCTGCTAG